The proteins below are encoded in one region of Physeter macrocephalus isolate SW-GA unplaced genomic scaffold, ASM283717v5 random_426, whole genome shotgun sequence:
- the LOC114485058 gene encoding SPARC-related modular calcium-binding protein 1-like — protein MTVTLRHERKLLEVVVREKSCFLLQPSPKEGWAGGSCRILSGVPGDGGVCPWPRFSEPDPSHTLEERVVHWYFSQLDSNSSDDINKREMKPFKRYVKKKAKPKKCARRFTDYCDLNKDKVISLPELKGCLGVSKEVGRLI, from the exons ATGACAGTCACTCTCCGGCATGAGAGGAAACTCCTAGAGGTTGTAGTGCGGGAGAAGAGCTGCTTCTTGCTGCAGCCTAGCCCAAAGGAAG GCTGGGCTGGTGGCTCCTGCAGGATCCTGAGCGGTGTGCCGGGGGATGGGGGTGTCTGCCCGTGGCCCAGGTTCTCAGAGCCAGACCCCAGCCACACCCTGGAGGAGCGAGTGGTGCACTGGTACTTCAGCCAGCTGGACAGCAACAGCAGCGACGACATTAACAAGAGGGAAATGAAGCCCTTCAAGCGCTACGTGAAGAAGAAAGCCAAGCCCAAGAAATGCGCCCGGCGTTTCACCGACTACTGTGACCTGAACAAGGACAAGGTCATCTCACTTCCCGAGCTGAAGGGCTGCCTGGGTGTTAGCAAAGAAG TAGGACGCCTCATCTAA